A genomic window from Acinetobacter chinensis includes:
- the yccS gene encoding YccS family putative transporter, producing MKPWLKRLKQATYNTTFMYNIRMIIAFSGTAFVPYFMGYQLATIPLTLGVVAAGLSDIDDRFSVRIMNLIYTYIGFFVTAASIQFLFPYPVLFAFGLIVSCIGWILLGSLGRRYATIAYGCLVISVYSMLGVHLFDQWYVQPTLLVAGAAWYGLISTISFLLFPVRQVQDKLSQCYSSLGDFLFAKSNLFDVDMTPDSYQQSMIELSMENGRLIGIYNEMKTALLTRLKGDRGQKDTRRSLQYYFVAQDIHERADSAHIDYQKLAKIFEHSDILFRFQRILSIQGKACKDLSESILNREIYQHNHRFKHAFENLKYSLERLRKDPQYDQVWVNALFSLYQNLKSVDAQLRNLETERNISADKTRHIEHQLKDDDLKGWDDIVIRIKQNLSPESVLFRHAIRVSIVLFIGYIFVQLTGIEYGYWILLTALFVSQPNFNATKRRLRLRITGTLSGIIIGYAILYFVPSIEGQLVILILSGVLFFELRSKQYAQATAFITILALINFNLDGLGFAAAFPRMLDTLIGCALAWFGVSFIFPDWKFRRLPRTIRRSLTAQCDYLAEVIEQYKHGRNNGLKYRIVRRAAHNTDAEVASLISTLATEPDFDPVQKTHAFEFLCLNHTLISYIAALGAHREKIEDTEVLQLLDQAFEDIKGALLNDEVPDLSAQNMLQTIRQQLSQNHTEDQKSLIILQQLSLMLGILNQLSQLKQNLSHERDLDATEFASL from the coding sequence GTGAAACCCTGGCTAAAAAGACTGAAACAGGCGACCTACAATACCACTTTCATGTATAACATCCGCATGATCATTGCCTTCTCAGGAACTGCTTTTGTCCCTTATTTCATGGGATATCAGCTGGCAACCATCCCACTGACTCTGGGCGTGGTAGCTGCTGGATTAAGTGATATTGATGACCGATTTTCAGTCAGGATCATGAACCTGATTTATACCTATATCGGCTTTTTTGTCACAGCCGCTTCCATTCAGTTTCTGTTTCCTTACCCTGTTCTTTTTGCTTTTGGTCTGATTGTTTCCTGTATTGGATGGATTCTGCTGGGGTCTCTGGGCAGGCGTTATGCCACGATTGCCTATGGCTGCCTGGTCATTTCTGTTTATTCCATGCTGGGTGTGCATCTGTTTGATCAATGGTATGTCCAGCCCACCCTGCTGGTTGCGGGTGCAGCATGGTACGGACTGATCTCCACCATCAGTTTTCTGCTGTTTCCTGTCCGTCAGGTACAGGACAAACTGTCACAGTGTTATTCCTCACTGGGCGATTTTCTGTTTGCAAAATCCAACCTGTTTGATGTTGATATGACACCGGACAGTTACCAGCAAAGCATGATTGAGCTGTCCATGGAAAATGGTCGGCTGATCGGCATTTATAATGAAATGAAAACTGCACTGCTGACCCGACTGAAAGGTGACCGTGGACAGAAAGATACCCGTCGCAGTCTTCAGTATTATTTTGTTGCTCAGGATATTCATGAACGGGCAGACTCTGCTCATATTGATTATCAGAAACTGGCAAAAATCTTTGAGCACAGCGATATTCTGTTCCGCTTTCAGCGCATTCTGTCTATACAGGGGAAAGCCTGTAAAGATTTGAGCGAAAGCATCTTAAACCGAGAGATTTATCAGCATAATCATCGCTTTAAACACGCCTTTGAAAATCTGAAATATTCACTTGAAAGATTAAGAAAAGATCCTCAGTACGATCAGGTCTGGGTTAATGCCCTGTTTTCACTGTACCAGAACCTGAAGTCTGTCGATGCTCAGCTCAGAAACCTGGAAACTGAACGCAATATCAGTGCAGACAAAACCCGACATATTGAACACCAGCTCAAAGACGATGACTTAAAAGGCTGGGATGATATTGTCATCCGTATCAAACAGAATCTGAGTCCAGAATCCGTACTGTTCCGACATGCAATACGGGTGTCCATTGTGCTGTTCATCGGTTATATTTTTGTACAGTTGACCGGTATTGAATATGGTTACTGGATTCTCCTGACTGCCCTGTTTGTCAGTCAGCCAAACTTCAATGCGACAAAACGCAGGTTAAGACTGCGGATTACCGGAACACTGTCCGGCATTATTATTGGTTATGCCATTCTGTATTTTGTACCTTCCATCGAAGGTCAGCTGGTGATTCTGATTTTAAGTGGCGTGCTGTTTTTTGAATTACGCAGTAAACAGTATGCCCAGGCAACAGCATTTATCACCATTCTGGCACTGATCAACTTTAATCTGGATGGACTGGGTTTTGCTGCGGCATTCCCGCGTATGCTCGATACACTGATCGGTTGTGCACTGGCCTGGTTCGGTGTCAGCTTTATCTTTCCTGACTGGAAATTCCGCAGATTGCCACGAACTATCCGTCGTTCACTGACGGCACAGTGCGATTATCTTGCTGAGGTGATTGAACAGTATAAACATGGCAGAAATAACGGTCTGAAATACCGTATTGTCCGTCGTGCAGCACATAACACCGATGCCGAAGTTGCCTCACTGATTTCCACACTGGCGACTGAACCTGATTTTGATCCCGTTCAGAAAACCCATGCTTTTGAATTTCTGTGCCTGAATCACACCCTGATCAGTTATATAGCAGCATTAGGCGCACATCGTGAAAAAATTGAAGACACTGAAGTTCTGCAATTACTCGATCAAGCCTTTGAGGATATCAAAGGAGCACTGCTGAATGATGAAGTCCCTGATCTGAGTGCGCAGAACATGCTGCAGACCATTCGCCAGCAACTCAGCCAGAACCATACAGAAGACCAGAAGTCACTGATTATTCTGCAACAGTTATCGCTGATGCTCGGCATACTGAATCAGCTGAGTCAGCTGAAGCAGAATCTGAGTCATGAACGCGACCTGGATGCAACCGAATTTGCCTCATTGTAA
- a CDS encoding multidrug effflux MFS transporter, translated as MDIADQRPNRQYSTSWIMLLALLTSLGPLSIDMYLPALPQMATDFGVSTQMMANTLPAYFLGLALGQLIYGPVSDRIGRKKPLYFGLILYITASLLCLMASHEWSLIAARILQALGGCVGVVIARAAIRDRLDVQASAQAFASMMIVMGIAPVIAPSLGALVLNFFSWHAIFVFLILMGAVCLFCVHFFFKETLVPERRLHLNLNQVLTLYAAILKDPGFRWPMLAGCFTGGAMFCYISSSSAVLMDGYGMSQQHFAIAFGVNAFGIMLFSTLNKKLAGKFGILQRLKTGGAIQMSGAVTLIIAGVLPAAPLWIVMGGLFLAVSGIGFTGPNAMALAMSEQGARAGTASAIMGSFQFACGLMGGVILNFLVWSALFNMGLLMLLFISAGLYAIYRLNLRYQQQGTVL; from the coding sequence ATGGATATAGCAGATCAACGCCCAAACAGACAATACTCCACGTCATGGATCATGTTGCTGGCATTACTGACATCACTTGGACCATTGTCCATTGATATGTATCTGCCTGCATTGCCACAGATGGCAACAGATTTCGGTGTCAGTACCCAGATGATGGCAAATACGCTGCCTGCATATTTCCTGGGGCTTGCACTGGGACAGCTGATCTATGGTCCGGTCAGTGACAGAATCGGGCGGAAGAAACCGCTCTATTTTGGGTTGATACTCTATATTACAGCCAGTCTGCTGTGCCTTATGGCAAGTCATGAATGGAGTCTGATTGCAGCCCGTATTCTTCAGGCTCTTGGGGGCTGTGTTGGCGTGGTGATAGCACGTGCTGCGATCCGTGACCGGCTGGATGTACAGGCATCCGCTCAGGCTTTTGCCAGTATGATGATTGTGATGGGGATAGCCCCTGTGATTGCACCGAGTCTGGGCGCACTGGTGCTGAATTTTTTCAGCTGGCATGCCATTTTTGTGTTTCTGATTTTAATGGGAGCAGTCTGTCTGTTCTGTGTCCACTTCTTTTTTAAAGAAACTCTGGTACCAGAACGTCGCCTGCATTTAAACCTGAATCAGGTACTGACGCTTTATGCTGCAATTTTAAAAGATCCAGGATTCAGATGGCCCATGCTGGCAGGCTGTTTCACCGGTGGGGCAATGTTCTGTTATATCAGCTCATCTTCTGCTGTACTGATGGATGGTTATGGTATGAGTCAGCAGCATTTTGCAATCGCATTTGGTGTCAATGCTTTTGGTATCATGCTGTTTTCAACCCTCAATAAAAAATTAGCAGGGAAATTTGGCATATTGCAGCGTTTAAAAACAGGCGGTGCGATTCAGATGAGTGGTGCAGTGACTCTGATCATTGCAGGTGTATTGCCGGCAGCTCCTTTGTGGATTGTAATGGGCGGACTATTTCTGGCTGTATCAGGAATTGGATTTACAGGGCCTAATGCCATGGCACTTGCAATGTCAGAGCAGGGCGCAAGAGCTGGGACTGCAAGTGCCATTATGGGCAGTTTTCAGTTCGCCTGTGGTTTAATGGGCGGTGTTATTCTGAACTTTCTGGTCTGGAGTGCGCTGTTCAATATGGGACTGCTGATGCTGCTGTTTATTTCAGCGGGACTGTATGCCATATACAGACTGAATTTAAGATATCAGCAGCAAGGTACCGTTTTATGA
- a CDS encoding DcaP family trimeric outer membrane transporter, translating to MGHLLNGKFIAQGLALAVSAVMVTGAHAGKTEQEQIQQLRKEIESLKSMVQQQNQVQQQQQVQIAEVKAQPQVIAPSTKPASPFSMKSKGGAEINLYGFVRGDANYILEGADDDFGSVHKSTGATKDKLRATAKTTRLGLDFNTPVGDDKVGGKVEVDFAGNGANENLRIRHAYLTLNNWLFGQTTSNFLAGHAPEMIDFATNIGGGTTRIPQVRYGLNLAPQTQLFIAAEEGNSKAGMATLADVEGAAADLKYRLPVLTAKLTQGFADGKGTATARVLAENYKSETAKDDKTGWGIAVGANYQLTDPLKVFADFTHVKGNSNYMYGSNSAYVVDANNNIKQNEFNAAQVGATYKVLPNLRTTLAYGGMFADDDNGYAKANQLGNEKVQQAWLNVIYSPAKPIDLGVEYINGKRETFAGKSYKDNRVGLMAKYSF from the coding sequence ATGGGTCACTTACTTAACGGTAAATTTATCGCGCAGGGTCTTGCGCTTGCTGTATCAGCTGTGATGGTAACTGGTGCTCATGCAGGTAAAACTGAGCAGGAGCAGATTCAGCAACTGCGTAAGGAAATTGAATCTCTGAAAAGTATGGTTCAACAGCAGAATCAGGTTCAGCAGCAGCAACAGGTTCAGATTGCTGAAGTTAAAGCACAGCCACAGGTTATAGCACCTTCAACTAAGCCTGCATCACCGTTTTCAATGAAATCCAAAGGCGGTGCAGAAATTAACCTGTACGGTTTTGTACGTGGTGATGCAAACTATATCCTTGAAGGTGCAGACGATGACTTCGGCTCTGTTCATAAAAGTACTGGTGCAACAAAAGATAAATTACGTGCAACAGCAAAAACGACCCGTTTAGGTCTTGATTTTAACACTCCAGTAGGCGATGACAAAGTTGGTGGTAAGGTTGAAGTGGATTTTGCAGGTAACGGAGCGAATGAAAATCTGCGTATCCGTCACGCTTATTTAACTTTAAACAACTGGTTATTCGGTCAGACAACGTCGAACTTCCTGGCAGGTCATGCACCTGAAATGATTGACTTCGCAACTAACATTGGTGGTGGTACTACGCGTATTCCTCAGGTTCGTTATGGACTTAATCTTGCGCCACAAACTCAGTTATTTATTGCTGCCGAAGAAGGTAACAGTAAGGCAGGCATGGCAACTCTTGCTGATGTCGAAGGAGCTGCAGCTGATTTGAAATATCGTTTACCTGTACTGACTGCTAAGCTTACTCAGGGCTTTGCAGATGGAAAAGGTACAGCAACTGCACGCGTACTGGCTGAAAATTATAAGTCAGAAACTGCAAAGGATGACAAAACTGGTTGGGGTATTGCAGTTGGTGCAAATTACCAGCTGACAGATCCATTAAAAGTATTTGCTGATTTTACACATGTAAAAGGTAACAGCAATTATATGTATGGCAGTAACTCGGCTTATGTAGTTGATGCAAACAATAATATTAAACAGAATGAGTTTAATGCAGCTCAGGTTGGCGCAACTTATAAAGTGCTGCCTAACTTACGTACAACACTGGCTTATGGTGGTATGTTTGCTGATGATGACAATGGTTATGCAAAAGCAAATCAGTTAGGTAATGAAAAAGTTCAACAGGCATGGCTAAACGTGATTTATTCACCAGCTAAACCAATTGACCTGGGTGTTGAATATATCAATGGTAAGCGTGAAACATTTGCAGGTAAATCTTATAAAGATAACCGTGTAGGCTTGATGGCTAAATACAGCTTCTAA
- a CDS encoding PepSY domain-containing protein: MLKKIFFQIHWFLGITAGLILSIMGVTGAIYSYEQPIQKWMNPASYTVQAESHAKLSPAQIYQHFQTTQPEMKINSITIASSPTESSSINIEKEGARKGYNMMINPYSAEILPEIKGRDFFQFIQQLHRNLTVGPVGKQITGACTLILIFFVLSGLYLRWPKKHSIKQWLAVKPKLKGRNFLWDLHAVAGTWVIIFYLMLACTGLYWSYDWWRNGMFAVLGVEKPQAEMQAKGGKENKKADQHKQQNHEKDKKGLQPEQISYALTQSWTGFNAQIQRPYSTLTLNIPKKSDGNVELSFVDAVPQHERARNKATYNYQSSSVQKIELYEDKQLNEKIMSSMLPVHRGSFFGPVYQFLAAVAALIMPLFFVTGWMLYLKRRKQKKLTLAARNSSAAVMVDPDAKAWLIAYATQTGVSEQLAWRTATSLQEARQPVTVKSVQHLTADDLKNTQQLLIIASTYGTGEAPDLASGFVRKVMNQSVDLSHLQYAVLALGSKEYADTFCSFGHSIDQWLSQQGASAFFPAIEVDNASPEAIQQWNLALAKVSKLELQSMQISKTFDPWILKQRTLLNPDSLGAPAFNIELMPQHEVSWQAGDIAEIQPGNSAERIQQFMLRYQISSGQMVEPLNISIEQALWDKDLTVEIEPFANMEHLLEQLPALPSREYSIASIPAQQILRLVVRQQPDSQGNTGLGSGWLTQHAAVNQPVALRIRTNESFHLIHDNRPVILIGNGTGIAGLMSLLSARIRADYTDNWLIFGERQREHDFFYQSTIEAWQTTGMLKHLDLAFSRDQDEKIYVHHKLREQAAELKQWIDQDAVIYVCGSINGMASDVDQALIDILGAPLVDQLRNDGRYRRDVY, encoded by the coding sequence ATGCTGAAAAAAATATTCTTCCAGATTCACTGGTTTCTCGGCATTACAGCTGGTCTCATTCTTTCCATTATGGGTGTAACCGGTGCCATTTATTCTTATGAACAACCCATTCAGAAATGGATGAACCCCGCGAGCTATACTGTTCAGGCAGAAAGTCATGCCAAACTGAGCCCTGCACAGATTTATCAGCATTTTCAGACCACACAGCCTGAGATGAAAATCAACAGCATCACCATTGCAAGCAGCCCAACTGAATCTTCCAGTATCAACATTGAAAAAGAAGGTGCACGTAAGGGCTACAATATGATGATCAACCCTTATTCAGCAGAAATTTTACCGGAAATCAAGGGACGTGATTTTTTCCAGTTTATACAGCAGCTGCATCGCAATCTGACTGTAGGACCTGTAGGAAAACAGATTACAGGGGCATGTACCCTGATTCTGATCTTTTTTGTTCTGAGTGGTTTATATCTTCGCTGGCCAAAAAAACATTCCATAAAACAATGGCTCGCAGTCAAACCTAAACTTAAAGGTCGTAACTTCCTATGGGATCTGCATGCTGTTGCAGGCACCTGGGTCATTATTTTTTATCTGATGCTGGCATGTACCGGTCTTTACTGGTCTTATGACTGGTGGCGCAACGGTATGTTTGCTGTGCTGGGGGTTGAGAAACCTCAGGCTGAAATGCAGGCTAAAGGCGGTAAGGAAAATAAAAAAGCGGATCAGCACAAACAGCAGAATCATGAAAAAGACAAAAAAGGACTGCAGCCAGAACAGATCAGCTATGCTCTTACCCAGTCCTGGACAGGATTTAATGCACAGATTCAGCGTCCATACTCAACACTGACCCTGAACATTCCCAAAAAATCGGATGGCAATGTCGAGCTCAGCTTCGTCGATGCTGTTCCACAGCATGAACGTGCCCGTAACAAGGCAACTTATAACTATCAAAGCTCATCTGTTCAGAAAATTGAACTGTACGAAGACAAACAGCTGAATGAAAAAATCATGAGCAGTATGTTACCTGTACACCGTGGCAGCTTCTTCGGTCCTGTCTACCAGTTCCTGGCAGCCGTAGCCGCCCTGATCATGCCTTTGTTCTTTGTCACGGGGTGGATGCTTTATCTGAAACGACGCAAACAGAAAAAACTGACTCTTGCTGCCAGAAACAGCTCTGCTGCCGTTATGGTTGATCCAGATGCCAAGGCATGGCTGATTGCGTATGCCACACAGACCGGTGTTTCTGAACAGCTTGCATGGCGTACCGCAACCAGTCTTCAGGAAGCCCGCCAGCCTGTAACAGTTAAATCTGTCCAGCACCTGACCGCTGATGATCTGAAGAATACTCAGCAGCTGCTGATCATTGCCAGTACTTATGGCACAGGTGAAGCACCGGATCTTGCATCGGGTTTTGTACGAAAAGTAATGAATCAGTCCGTAGATTTAAGCCATCTTCAATATGCAGTACTTGCACTGGGTTCAAAAGAATATGCAGACACTTTCTGCAGTTTTGGACACAGCATCGACCAGTGGTTAAGCCAGCAAGGTGCATCTGCATTCTTCCCTGCTATTGAAGTTGACAATGCCAGTCCTGAAGCCATTCAACAATGGAATCTGGCATTAGCCAAAGTCAGTAAACTGGAACTTCAATCCATGCAGATCAGTAAAACGTTTGATCCATGGATTTTAAAACAGCGTACATTGTTGAATCCTGACAGCCTGGGTGCTCCTGCATTCAACATCGAACTGATGCCACAACACGAAGTCAGCTGGCAGGCTGGTGATATTGCTGAAATTCAACCTGGTAACAGTGCAGAACGTATTCAGCAGTTCATGTTGCGCTATCAGATTTCATCGGGTCAGATGGTTGAGCCACTGAATATCAGCATCGAACAGGCACTCTGGGACAAAGATCTGACAGTAGAGATTGAACCTTTTGCCAATATGGAACACCTGCTGGAGCAATTACCAGCCCTGCCATCACGTGAATATTCCATTGCAAGCATTCCTGCTCAGCAGATTTTACGTCTCGTGGTTCGTCAGCAGCCCGACTCGCAAGGAAACACCGGTTTAGGTTCAGGCTGGTTAACCCAGCATGCAGCCGTCAACCAGCCTGTTGCACTGCGCATCCGCACCAATGAATCTTTCCACCTGATTCATGATAACCGCCCGGTTATTCTGATTGGTAATGGAACAGGCATTGCAGGACTCATGAGTCTGCTCAGTGCCCGTATCAGAGCGGATTACACTGACAACTGGCTGATCTTTGGTGAGCGCCAGCGTGAACATGACTTTTTCTATCAGAGCACTATTGAGGCATGGCAGACTACAGGTATGCTGAAACATCTGGATCTGGCATTTTCACGTGACCAGGATGAAAAAATCTATGTGCACCATAAACTGCGTGAACAGGCTGCTGAACTGAAACAGTGGATTGATCAGGATGCTGTTATCTATGTCTGTGGCAGTATCAACGGTATGGCAAGTGATGTTGATCAGGCACTGATTGATATTCTGGGTGCGCCACTGGTCGATCAGCTCCGTAATGACGGACGATACCGCCGGGATGTGTATTAA
- a CDS encoding nitroreductase, producing MNLDQVRLVDNAISTRHSVRAFLNTPVSSETIKDILTVASRAPSGTNTQPWKVYVVTGQKRAEMIERVCAAQIELFNNPALASEYKETFSYYPETWISPYIDRRRENGWGLYGLLNIQKGEKEKMAAQQLRNYQLFDAPVALYFTVNKAMGIGSKMDISMMIQNVMTAAKARGLDTCPQAAWNHFHPIVMDVLQAPEDEELVCAVALGFADPDHIVNTFITPRVPVEDFAVFLDE from the coding sequence ATGAATCTGGATCAGGTTCGTCTTGTTGACAATGCCATTTCAACCCGTCATTCAGTACGTGCTTTTTTAAATACCCCTGTCAGTTCTGAGACCATTAAGGACATTCTGACCGTTGCCAGCCGTGCCCCATCGGGAACAAATACCCAGCCATGGAAAGTCTATGTTGTCACAGGTCAAAAAAGGGCTGAAATGATCGAAAGAGTCTGTGCAGCTCAGATTGAATTATTTAATAACCCTGCCCTGGCATCAGAATATAAAGAGACCTTTTCCTATTATCCTGAGACCTGGATTTCTCCATATATCGACCGTCGTCGTGAAAATGGATGGGGGTTGTATGGGTTGCTGAACATCCAGAAAGGTGAAAAAGAAAAAATGGCTGCACAACAGTTACGTAATTATCAACTGTTTGATGCACCTGTCGCGCTGTATTTTACGGTCAATAAAGCAATGGGAATCGGATCAAAAATGGACATTTCCATGATGATTCAGAATGTCATGACTGCGGCTAAAGCCCGTGGACTGGACACCTGTCCACAAGCTGCATGGAACCATTTTCATCCGATTGTTATGGATGTACTGCAAGCACCTGAAGATGAAGAACTGGTCTGTGCCGTGGCATTGGGCTTTGCAGATCCTGACCATATTGTGAATACTTTTATCACTCCGCGGGTACCTGTTGAAGACTTTGCTGTTTTTCTGGATGAATAG
- a CDS encoding YcxB family protein: MTTKTQYAYTLQPVSYEVSEEEQRNAQLVLSRSNYKIGNKAWMIMGAVVALALLGLIFIKNYSTVFCWVALVCVAIYFLVRKFGIEWYVKRKIKEVPVQEIKGIRLGVQPHGLSMQQQVGMQQGTMTVGWKDIYEWYNTPEFILVNFKVKGQQGAYILPKRMDSKNFPFTTIRKHLKETVGEPKQA, encoded by the coding sequence ATGACCACCAAGACCCAATACGCCTATACTTTACAGCCTGTTTCTTATGAAGTTTCTGAAGAAGAACAGCGCAATGCCCAGCTGGTACTGTCCCGCAGCAACTACAAAATTGGAAATAAAGCCTGGATGATTATGGGCGCAGTTGTTGCCCTGGCTCTGCTCGGACTGATTTTCATTAAAAACTATTCGACAGTTTTCTGTTGGGTAGCCCTCGTCTGTGTGGCTATTTATTTTCTGGTCCGTAAATTCGGTATCGAATGGTACGTCAAACGCAAAATTAAAGAAGTTCCTGTTCAGGAAATCAAAGGCATCCGCTTAGGCGTTCAACCTCACGGTTTATCCATGCAGCAACAGGTTGGTATGCAGCAAGGCACAATGACTGTGGGCTGGAAAGACATTTACGAATGGTACAACACGCCTGAATTCATCCTGGTCAATTTCAAAGTGAAAGGTCAGCAAGGTGCATATATTCTGCCAAAACGTATGGACTCCAAAAACTTTCCATTCACCACGATCCGCAAACATTTAAAAGAAACTGTAGGCGAACCTAAACAGGCTTAA